The Musa acuminata AAA Group cultivar baxijiao chromosome BXJ3-6, Cavendish_Baxijiao_AAA, whole genome shotgun sequence region ATCATTCTAATACCACTTATCTTGTGCATTAGGTTATAGCTTTTGTGCTTGGTCATATGGTTTTCTTCTGGCTTGAGTCCACTGGAAGGTTGATCATGTTATGATGGCATCCTGGGTTTCATTTTAAATGTAGTTAGATCTGGATGTATATCTCAGTGTATGATGCAGCAAGGTGGCttgtaaaaaaggaaaaaaaatggggAAATGCAGGGGATAAAACGATTTAAATAGGTCATctatgattcttatattttaaggTGATTGGAAATATGGGGAGCCACGGAAGAAACATGATTTAAATAGGTCATACATGAGACTTATATTTCAACTCTGTGGTAGTACATAATTTTTTATGAAAGGATTTTAATAATAAAAGGAGATTTACTTGATATTCCTGGGAGTTTTCTCCTTAAACCAGAGTGAGTTTGGTAACATATGTTTATTTCCTCTCTCTTTCCCTTCCAAAGAAAGAGAGAATTCCTTAAACCAAAGAAAGAATTCCTATATTCAGTGTGATCTCGTCCTACATCAGTTTATCTTTGCTAATACACATGAAAGGATAGCATTGGTAATTTTTTGTTGCAGCTCTCATATTGGCTGGCTGCCTGGGACCTTCGTATTATATATATGTCATCCAGCCTTAGGTTGCttcatgaaaatgagaagagagaTTTCATTATGTATTGTTAGTGAAAAATAATAGGTTCAACCTGACATATTTATCAAGTCCTTAAAAAAGTGTGTATAATATGCAAAGGACATGACGATACAATGTATTTTAGTAGTACAATAGTATATTTAACAAAGCACGATCTAATTTACGTAGTTAGACTGCGTAGTTGCATACTGTGATGACCAGTAATAACTTGCATTCTTAACTTTTTCATGATGAATTTTAATCCAATTACTCTATAACAAGCAAGAACCTATTGTAGTCAATAACAAGTAATTAACCTGCATATTTAGCTTTACAAATAAAATATGGACCATGATCTAAAATACCAGTTGGATCAAGACGTACTGATCAGTATTTTCCAGGCTGACTAAGCATATGGGTCATACACCTTGGTACAGTCTGATAGGCTGctacattttttattattttattcagcaATACAATGAGCTACATGCTGGTGTACCATTATATCTGTAACCATCAAAATTGTAGACACAATACATTAAGAACCTCTTTCTTTTTagtatttattaaaaaaagattctTGAAGGAGGTGTTCAGCATGTATCAAAGAAATATCTTGATCTTACCCCACATATAGTTGATATGGATGTGACAAGCAATTTGAAGCAGTCGTGTTTCATAGGCTACCCTATAGTGGCTGTAGGAGAAGGTAGGCCAcaataagaggaagaagaaggtggtTGACAGTGGTGATTGTTATTTTAAAGAGCGGAAGGGAGATGAAGGAAGGATCACAAGGAGAGGTGAAAAAACAAGCTACTGCAATTCACCTTCAtaaatggagagagagaggagtgcaGTGATAGTAGGAGAGAGAGTCATGGGGCTCCTAATTTCGTTAATGGTGGGGATAAGATCTAGAAGTCCTTTCCTCTTTACCGGCTCTCACCGTTcccttatttattttaaataaaatgagTACAATGTAGATACACTCTCACCATCCGATTGGTAGTGACTAAGtatatatcataatatcatcTGGAACATAACTGATATTCGATACCATCAGATTTATTAGATCCTACTGTCTTCAGTTGTTAAATATTAGTGGGACTGTGATGAGATAATTTTAGTACACGTTAGATGGCCAAAATGCTACTTGACATCAGATGCAAAGTTCTAAGTACTATACTTGAAGCAGTCCATGGGCAGACTTGTATGGACACATTGGTGTATATCACAAactagaagaagaggaggaggaggtggcaacAGAGGAGGGGAAGGCAGCAacagtggaggaggaggaagaggaggaggagaagaataagAATAAGAGGAGTACGAAGCGAGCGAAAACGGTTGGGAAATGACAGACAATGCAAGCAACGAGTGGGCGACATGAGAGAAACAAGAGAATTCATGAGAGAGAAGGGCAGGAGTAACCCTAAATTTAGAAGAAAATGGACTTACATTCTGGTATAGGCTCTGTAACAAGTCAAAACCATGCAGTAAACCCCGTTCAACAGGCTTATCAAGTTATCATACAGTAAGCACTGTATCAAACCCAGACCGCTTGAAATGGGATATTACATGTGTATATCAGGTTCAGACTAGTAAATACCAACCAATATATATCAGTCTAGCTGAAATTAAGAACCATGCCTCACATGGCTGACTGTTTACAACCATAAGAATCACGAACACTGGGTTTCTAAGATTTAAAGAGGAATCTAGGATAGGGTATGATGGTATTTCATAAGAGTACATatggtattttcttttttttattttctccatcACATTGATATCATCCTAATTCTGGTCTTGCTAATCTtgcttttcattcaaattcataagTTACATATGGTGACCCTATCGCTAATTGTTAGGCCTCTTGGAAACTTTAGAAGTTTTAGAAGTCGGAACTAAACTAGAATATGTGATTCATTGATTGTGTCCAACTAATCTGTTACTTGGACTTTGATGAATACTCGGGATAAAGAAGAATTGTCCTAACTTCTAAATAACCCTTAAGCCATTAGAATTATGGCAGAAGGTCTTGCGTAAGTGTTTAATAAAAAGAAAAGGCTTCAGTTGTGCCCACTTTGTCCTGATCTTCGATAATCTGAACTTGGAAGACATTGTCTTAGAAGAACATTGTACATTATTGAAGGCCTTAGTAGAATCAAAGCTTCTCAGGCCAAAGCCTTATAAAACTATAATAAGTTCTTCCAGGTCACAATTGGCTAGTCAAAACTTGTTGAGGCATTCGTAGTATTGCATATCTTGTCCCAAACAATTATTTAATTCAATGATATAGACATCTAATTAGCAAAACAATGACAAGGATGGTGAGTGTTCTTTTGGTTACAGGATATTGGTTATCCAAAATGTTGAATCACTAAGACACTAACATAGCATTACTATATTTAAATATAGCTCTTTGAGAAAAAAATCCTTTTTTCTCATTTCATTAATGATTCtttcatatttttctttaataaatgatgattagataAAAAAGTTTCAAATGTCCATCATTGCTTTATTATGAAAAGACCTCATCTTATAGGAAACTACATTTCAATTTAGTATGTCAAAGTTTAAACCCTTTTTGACATTGCAATACCTACGTGGAAGAAGCTATTTTGCATTGGTGAAGTGGCTTCCATCATGCTCAAGCATGAGAGGTTTTTGGAATATGTTTTTTATTGTTTCTTGTTAAATAGGGTGTTTCATGTAAAACAGTGTTGGCCAATACTGTGGCTGATTGTATCTCTCGAGTGGCTGATTGGGAGTTCAAGGTAACGGACTGAGCCAGGGTGTCTCACCTACGTGAAACAGTAGATGGGTTTGACTGAATGGACTAGCGGTAGATCCAAACACTTAGGAGCAATGAGGTTTCAAGGCTGGTCTTGTTGATGGTGTCATTCAAACAACAGAGGAGTTTGATAAGCCTTAGATTTTACGGTTTTTGAGTATGGAGAAAGTGTTCGAGTTTAATCGATGGGCATTTTGGTCATTAGACCATTCAAGTTTACAGAAGCCTGACTGAAGTTACTTGCACTGATTGAAGTTGTGTTTTGTTTACTATTTTTTGGAACTAAATAGAAAATTCTAGGTCATATTGTAAGTTTCTATAAGATGAGGAGCTTTCATAATGATAAATACTgatcatttaaatattttttaagtgattactTAACCAAGGACATCTTGGatccatgataaatatttttattatgtttttatagCATATATCATCTGAACAGTTTACTGGATTCATGGAATAGAGTATTAACAAATGGTAATACCAATCTTAAAACGTTGCAGCCATGTGCTTTTAATTTTGTTAAATGCCTTTCAATGTTATGCCTGACAGACATTATTAACATTTGTTTTTCTTCTGCAGGGACTACTGAAATTCATCTTTATTCTGCTGTATAcgatagcataacaaataatgatACATGTCTGACAGGTCGTTATTGGCTGGTTCTCTACAAGGCAACACCTCTGATTATGGAATGGTTAAAAGGGGGCATAGTTCATATGATAAGCTGGATGAACCTAATTGTTTTGGTTCTAGATGGTATTTTTCTCGCAAGGAAATTGAAGAAAATTCTCCATCCAGAAGAGATGGAATTGAATTGAAGAAAGAGAAAAATCTTCGGAATTCATACTGCAGTTTCTTGCAGGATTTGGGCATGAGGCTTAAGTTGTGAGTGCTCTatgatgctttattttgtgtAACTACTTTTTTGGCATGTAGATACTgtatatatgcaaatatatatccaTATCTAATTAGATGAAACAGAGAATTGGCAGCTCATCTACATGACAAATTTAAGATGGTTACCATtgcaaacaaaaaagaaagaaaaagattatTTACTGCACATTAAGTTTTGGTTTTAGGCCATCCAAAAAGTGTTTGTAGTAATAGTTTTCTATGGAATGTGATATTGTTTTTGAAGGCATAGAAATGCAGATGTagcttatttatctttattgatcTATGGCAATTTCTATGCATAATATTATTTACAGTATAAGATTTTAGCCCAACTGTTAGTAACTTTTGGTGCTCATTCATGATTCCTTCGATCATGTTACCATTATGTTTCATCATTGTTATCTTTATAGATCTATGGCAATTTCTATGCAAACTACTTTTTACAGCATAGGTGTTAAGCCCaattgttcttttcttttggtgCTCATCTTGGCCCTTCTTGGACTACGTTGCAATTACATCTCACTAACCTTGAAGATTTATATTGATCATATTCTAAAGTATGAAAAGTTGCTTTCTCCATTTATGGCTTGAACTTGGATGAAAAGTAATACTGCAGGCCTCAAGTGACAATAGCTACTGCTATTGTGTTTTGTCATCGCTTTTTCCTTCGCCAATCCCATGCAAAGAATGACAGAAGGGTAAGTATATGGTGGTTCTTATTTATGACACGCAAGCATTTAGTGCATTCTATTCTCACATGTGATACTTATACTCTGGTATGATTCTTTGTTACAACTATCACATCTTTAATTTGCATGCATTCTGGTGTAATAGCTATGACAGTCCTGATGAATGTTATTCAGGaaaaagtgagaaaaaaaaattatcacacaTTTGGTCCAAAATTAAATGAATGGGATTTTACATGATAAGTATACAATAGGACCTGTTAGGCTGTTAGTTTTATGTATTTCATGCATTTCAAACAACAGTTTTCTATAATTTCAGTATTTACATGCAACAGATTGGTCGGTGTTGCAAAAAGCAATTGTAGCTTAAAGGTGTTACCCTTGGGATGGTGTGATTTGTTACAAAGATATTATTTTTGCAAAGCAGCCTTAGTTAGTTCCAGCAACCTTTGTATGGTTATCTATCATAAATTTAGGCCTTATATTTGCCGAAAGAGCATCGTTATGCACAATGCAATCGACTACtagatttgaaaaatatatagGGTCTTATCAAAACTGTAAACAGTAAAACCACTTCTTTAATCAGAGAGCAACTGAAGAAACTGTTGTAGGTTGGTGTAAGCCTGTAATGACACATTATGGAGTGAAAGGTTGAATGTAAAAGACAACATGAAATGGGCCAAATATCAgatctgaatatatatatatactgttcaCCTGATCAAAAGCTGGAAAGAGCAGAAAAACTTTTGTTGGATTAAGAAGTAATCAAATAACTATTGTAGATTGCTATAGTTAAACATACAAAGCGAAAACTTGTAAAAGACTATATGAAATGGTCCAAGTATTAATCTGAATAAAATAAAGGCTATCACCTGACCTGAAGCTGGAAACAGCAGCAAAATTCCTGTTGGATCACGTAGCAACTTAATAAATTGCTGTGGGTTGCTGTAGCAGCACACGCTATGAAGTGAAGGTTCCAGTAGGAAATATTAATTGAGAAAAATAGGTAGATTGAAAGAACATACCAGAAGAAAAAGCTAAGATAGGCAATACCATATGAGGTACATTGATTAATATTAGTGGTGTTAAAAGGGTTATATGGAGACATAAGAAAGCTTTTCTAAAAGCAACAAAAAGAGATGCATCTCTCTTTTTTAACTAAAGATATGCCATATAGTAAGCTCAATGACAAGAGAAGCTCCATTTTGGCAGCCCCAAACAGTTGGGACAATACAGCTTTTTGTTGCTGTCATGGTGGTGGTTGGAATCTTAACTTTGTTGATGCGATAGTATCTAATCTCTGAAAACTGTCTAAGTGGGTCCTAATAAGCAACAGTAATGTGTGATATAATCAACAATTTCTGTTTTGATCACCTGGTAAAGTTTGCCCATTCTTATCTCATCTGTATATGTTTTCTGCAGATAATTGCAATTGCTTGCTTGTTCCTTGCTGGAAAGGTTGAAGATACTTCTCGCCCACTAAAGGATGTCATTCTTGTTTCATGTGAAATTATATACAAAAAGGAACCTTCAGCTGTCCAGAAGATCAAACAGAAGGTATCCTGTGATCTCTtttcataaatttttatttttcatttggcCTTTTGTATTCATATTAATGAAAGAAATATTGCTGCTATTACTTTACCATTTATCTTGTTTTCTACTTAAGTTTTGAATCCACCTTTTGTCTAAATATTGAAATTCTGAATTCCTTTTCTTGTGCGCATTTCTGTTTTCAACTCTTTTGAATTCCTTCCGTAGAGAAGGAAAATGTAAATTTACTCTGTGGCTTTTCTTAACAGTTTTGAATGCGTCATGTGATATGTTTGCTTGGTAATGTGCAGGAAGTATATGAACAGCAAAAGGAACTCATTGTACTAGGGGAACGGGTTGTACTTGCTACACTGGGTTTTGACCTGAATGTGCTCCATCCTTATAAACCCCTAGTTGAAGCAATAAAAAAGTTCAAGGTTTCCACACAGAATTCTCTTGCACAAGCGGCATGGAACTTTGTGAATGATGGGTATGTCAGACCTTACCCTCGTGTTCATCATTAGTGATCCCATGTTGGCTAGGTCAATCTATTTGTGTTTCTTTTCCATCATTTATACATCCAAAAGGGGGGGAATGCAGGCTGCGAACATCGCTTTGCTTGCAGTATAAGCCCCATCATATAGCAGCTGGTGCTGTATGTCTTGCTGCTAAGTTTCTTAAAGTGAAGCTGCCATCTGATGTTGAAAAGGGTTGGTGGCAAGAATTTGATGTCACCCCTCGGCAGTTGGAAGGTTCATGTTTCATATTAGAATACTACTACTCAGCAGGTATTATACAGTTATTATGGAGAATATtgtgtttcattttatttttttttcatatctatATTCCAGATGTTAGCAACCAAATGTTGGAGCTTTATGAGCAAAACCGATCAGGTCAATCTTCTCATTCTACTGAAGTAGAAGGAAACATTGGTGGTAGTAATAACGAGCCTATTGTTACAACTTCAAGTGTTGGTAGGAGTTCAGTGTCAACAAATGGGCATGCTCAGGATGCTGTGTTGACTAATGTCGAGCAAGGTGGACAAACTCCAGGTCCTGCTTGGTCATTTGGTTCACAGTCATATGCTGACAGTAATCATATAGATAATCATTGCAAACAAGGACAAGGTGATGGAAAGGAGAGTGCTGGGTGTAAGAGTGAGATTTGGGACCATAATATGGGCGCTGAAGGCAATGATTGTTCAAGTAATGAATTTGATAAGAGTTCAGACTGCAGGGAAAATACTCTAGAAACTTCATGTTGCTCTAAGCCTGATCTACCACTGGGGAGTGCGGTGGTCAATGAACGAGATAAGGTGAAGGTGGATAAGGAACTGATGGATGCAGGTTCATCTACCAAATCATTGAGCATCAGCAGGCAGATCTCCGACTTTGGTGAAACTGCAAAAATCTTCTTCCCACCAGATTCCATCAACAGATGCAAAACTAAAGCTGCCTTAGAGAAGCAGCGGAGGCTTCAGAACAATGGGGGACAGAAAAGAAAATCAATGGATGAGCATGATGATCTCATAACAAGGGATGGTTGTGAACTTCCTTGTAAGCTGGCTAGCCAGAGAGCTATGGTTACAGGAAGAGAGCTAGAGTATATGCAGCAGTGTCACAATCGTCACCAGTCATGTGATACAACAGGATCCAGAGGCAACAGGTAATGAATCTCTCATATACGAGAGGCACTTGGATGAGGAATCTTTTTACTGGTTTTTTCGTTAATAACACAGTCTATGTACTTTTTGGCCAGTATTGGTACTAGTATCTGTTTAGTGGTACATTTGCTCGTGAGGTAGATTGATGGCATGATTCTGTTTCCTTCTGGTTGC contains the following coding sequences:
- the LOC135639643 gene encoding cyclin-T1-3-like, producing MSDRSLLAGSLQGNTSDYGMVKRGHSSYDKLDEPNCFGSRWYFSRKEIEENSPSRRDGIELKKEKNLRNSYCSFLQDLGMRLKLPQVTIATAIVFCHRFFLRQSHAKNDRRIIAIACLFLAGKVEDTSRPLKDVILVSCEIIYKKEPSAVQKIKQKEVYEQQKELIVLGERVVLATLGFDLNVLHPYKPLVEAIKKFKVSTQNSLAQAAWNFVNDGLRTSLCLQYKPHHIAAGAVCLAAKFLKVKLPSDVEKGWWQEFDVTPRQLEDVSNQMLELYEQNRSGQSSHSTEVEGNIGGSNNEPIVTTSSVGRSSVSTNGHAQDAVLTNVEQGGQTPGPAWSFGSQSYADSNHIDNHCKQGQGDGKESAGCKSEIWDHNMGAEGNDCSSNEFDKSSDCRENTLETSCCSKPDLPLGSAVVNERDKVKVDKELMDAGSSTKSLSISRQISDFGETAKIFFPPDSINRCKTKAALEKQRRLQNNGGQKRKSMDEHDDLITRDGCELPCKLASQRAMVTGRELEYMQQCHNRHQSCDTTGSRGNRLEKLHNKP